The Juglans regia cultivar Chandler chromosome 10, Walnut 2.0, whole genome shotgun sequence genome includes the window atttatcactattatacataaattaaaaataaaatcattataacatttatcattaatatatataaaaaaaaaaaaaaatcactacaatatttattaatattaaaaaatcactataataaaatcactataatatttattactaaaaataaaatcactataatatttatggaacTCACACCTTTTTCAATTACCTATCCAAAaatcaataactcaacatacttcacacatccaaacaactgaaaatactctcaatgggatccacaaactactctaatctctactcataactattcagaaacattctcaacacttctcaagtattctcactatccaaatgtaGCCTAATGATATCAACCTGTATTTGTTCAAATCTTTTAATTAGGATGGACGTAGAAAAGTGGTGCTCTGAATTTCAATCAATACAAGACCCCGCATTGTATATAAGTTGAAGATAAATTCTAAACCAAAGTTTCTGAGGAATGATGAATGTATAAGTTGAAGAAAGAAGTCCGCAAAACCCTATTcaacatattaaatttagttcGAAGCCTGCCGACCCTATCAGCCGCAGatcaacaaaatataaacaacAAATGCACAGATGCAAAATTCgtaaaacttcaaaacaaactGTAAAGATCAACAATCTATACAAAGCATGATCAAACACAACTGACTCCAGGTCTCGGCCACATGCGAGCATGAGACAATTCTGGTTACATATTATGCATCATATTCATACGACCAACGTACCAACCATTTCATCTTGAGTTCCTACAACGTTAACGTAACTGAGCTGAACAGGAATTCATCCCAAATTTACATAGTTATGAAAGGGACAAAGAAAACCGGATAAGAACCAAATATCAAAAGtacttacaaaataaaataaaaaagaggcaAATATCAGAAGTACGAACAATCAACCATATCTACAAGAAATGCCAAATGGCAATTAATTGAAAgacttaaaaatcaaaattctcTAAAAATTAACAGAGACCTAGAGAACTAAAACTAAGAAAAGCAAAAAGGGACCTGTATTGGTCAGTGGAGGATCACACTCTTAATGATGCAACAGCGGGGAGTTTTGCTACCTTCAAACCTTTCTCTTACCGTAGTGTTTGGAGGTGGCAGCCGTGAATGCAGCAGCCCATTCTTGCATGGTAGATTCAGGTACCTTTTCCTCACCAATGTAAGGAGCCCAGGATCCCTGGGAGGAATCTGTGAGAACCCATTGGACCTTCTCAGGCACAttcaaataatcaaattttaacgCAGAACTCTTTGCCTTCGTGGCAGACTTCTTTTCTTTCTGGCCTTCAGAGCCCTCGATAGatggaaaaagaaatttaaaaatgcacGTCAGTGAGAAGGGGACACTACAAGAGTGAAACGGAATAATTTCCAACATCTTcaatcaaaattatcaaataaccGTCTGCTTTTGACTCACCATGGTATCAGCATCAGAGTTCTCccctaattttccttttttccgtTTGGTTCCCGTTTCTAGAAAGTATAGAACCTCATTTTTTGACCGAAATCGACGGCCCGAAACTGGCTCAAAAAAATACTGCACGAAACACAGTTAATTTTGGCCTTATTTAGATACCTATAGAATTCAATAGCCAATTTATAGGATAGAAAAATTAGAGTGCTTGGAGTCATCAAAGCAACCAGAACTGTGAAATGTTGATTTATAAAAACTAGGAGTAGACCCTATTCATGCTGCAAACAATTCATTCTAGATGTGACAAAAACAGAAGAAACTCACTTCAGATTCaaccttttctttttcgttACAGAAGAAACTAATGacagtataattatattatatctgACGCCCAAACTCTCTCATTACAACAAAGAAACACACTTCAGCTTCCTAGAATAGAGACCTAAAAAACTATACCAAAAGCATTTAAAATCAATACCAGAGTCTAGAGTTTGCTTACCAAAAACAAAGAGATATCGGAATCTTTTCTCTTTCCAGCACAAAAAAACATTATCATCGTTTGGGAGGGGTAACAGGCACCCATTACTCAGCCCACCTGTATATCTGCCCAGCCCACAAGGAAAACGGGCAGAAATCCACCTGTTAACCAGGGCAAGCCGTGCGAGTGTTGTTAAACGATATTATTGGGCGGGTGGGTTCGGGTTGATTTTATCCAACCTGGTATATATCTGCCTGCCCTTTGATATAGATGTATATATCATATCATTGAGAAACCCTAAACTAAACACCACTTGTCTTGTGccattctccctctccctctcccttttcctcctcttctccttctctccttctctccttCTCTTTTTCGCATTGCTCTCATGAGCAAGGAGACCCATGGCCCTATGCTCAAACATAGACCAACAGCAATGGGTATCTCATGACTAGAGACCCACAAGTGGTCTCTGTTCAagtgaatatgtgattttaatattttacattttgagCTTTGATGTTTTTTGGCAGACTTATGGACGAATGGGTGAAAAAGCAGTTCACCAGGTCAAAGGGGATGGGCGGGAGGGCCAGGGGCGGAAGGGCTATAAACCCACCACACCAGGTGGGGGTCGGATGCGGAGAGGGCAGCTACAAGCCCACATAGGGTGGTATTAGCTCTAATTATCACTAACCAGACGAAAGCCCTTAGGAGTGGAGAGTAAAGGACAGGTGTATCAGGATTAGATAGATTCAACTAACTTACAGTCTTGTAAGTTAGCTGTGCCtagaaaacaggaaaaaaattaaccaaGTTCCACTTCTAAACACATGCAACAAAAAATTGTTTACCTCTGAAAGGTCACTAATATCACCTTCAGTGGGGGAGTAATATGAAAGGCAATATCAGATTGTTTAAATCATACCTAGAGTTTCTGCAATTTCCTAGAAAACCAATGATATATCCCAAAAGCTGAAGCAGTGGAAAAAAAGATTCGAGGTATTGGGAACTTGAAGTTCTAAATAGGACCTCTAGAAAGTAATCTATTCATTATGAGGGCAGAAAGAGTCTACATTTGTGACAATTAAGAACAACCTATCGTCTAACAGCAACTTAGTTCATGGTAGCTCCATTGTACCATACACCATACTAACTGGTATTCATATTACCAACAGAAAAGCACAATTCAGTTGCCTAGAAAAGTGAGCTcaaaaactcaaccaaaagcAATTAAAACAATAACTTTGCTTATTACCAACTAAACAAACAATTATCATCTCTAATCACATGAAAGTCCTTTGCAGTGAAGAGTAAAAGGGCGGATGTATCAGTATTAGATTCAAGCAACAGACTGCTTCCAAAATGCTTTGAGAATTTGAAGTAGTTGTGCCAAGAAAAACCGGAAGAAGTTATCAAGCTCCACTTCCAACCATATCCGAACATGGAAATGACACCAAGAGTTTCTgcaattgaaaacaaaatgacCTACACTCCACCCCCTGgggggaaaaaacaaaatgaaagaaaaccaaggatgaaaaaaaaattgtttacatGTTCGGTGACACAAGTAAGAGTGAACATGAAAGTTTTTCTAGTTTCTTCAATTAAGTCCCTTCACAATACAGGCGTTACAACATTACCCaggatgaaaaaaatatatattattcctCAAAATAATGAAGGAATAAATACAGCAtggatggaaagaaagaaaaatcaactAGTCAGTAACATGACTCAGTCTCTAAGCGAAAAGATTATCCATCTGCAAGCTTCGTCATTGTTCCTTTTCAAAGACCTTATCAATATAAATGGAATAACAAACCCCAAGGCTTTCCAGCTCATCTATACAGGATACTGAGAagatatttctttattttctttctttaacatGGAGAAGCTCTGTGATAGGCCAAATTGAGCGTGACAAGCAGACGCTTGGCATAAATCATAAATCCAAATCAATAAACCTATAACTTGAATAAGTCAACCAGGAAAGATCCCAACATAAAAATCGGTAAGCCTAACCGAACTGATTAAAGCTTAAGGAGTTGCAAGGACGAGCAGGCCAATAGACAACATGCGTCAAACACGCAAGAACGAGATAAAATGCTATTGGTTTGACAGAGCACAAAATATACCATAAAATAGGTATAAACTTAATTCACGAAACATTTCCAACTCAAGAGCTTAAAATCTGTATAATGAAGCAGGAAAGAGCAACTCTAGCGAGTTTGATACGACTCTCTGGCTCAGAGACCAAAAAGCTTTCATTTATCGGATAGTAAAGCTTATAATAAACATTTCTttcaatatttcattttctcgGTCAGTTTTCTTAGCAGCCCCACGGCCATTTGCGGACATTACACAGTTCTAGGATAAATATTGAATTCTATGGTTTTAGAATAGTAATTTAAGAACTGAAATTTAATTTACCCTATCTATCACTCCAGCTGAGGCACCCGAGCTCCGAACTCTATCTTCGACTAACCAACCAGGCGGCAACCAATCCGGCAGCGGGGCCGCAGCGACACGACGCTGCTGGGCTCCCGCTGGAGACGCCGTGTTCTCTGGAAGCGGTGTCTCCGCACCGTTAGACTTCTCGGAGGCCATGGAAGGTGACGCGCCGTCTGACGATCGGCGCATGCGTGGGGTCTCAGCAGTCCCCTGACGTCCGGAGGCGGTGGCCTCAATGAAGGAGCCGGATTTAAGCAGTGGATCGGACGGTAGCCCGGCGGTCAGGACTTCTTCGGGTCTGTTCGGGTATCGTTTGAGTGAATTCCAGTGCGGGTTCGGATCCTGACCCAATGAGGACATTAGAGTGAGAGGAGTGTGCAAGGAGTTGGGTCGGAAAGTGAAGTGCAACCAGAAATAGCTGATTTGGGAAGATTGGAGCCGTTGATATGGTGATCAAGTTATAGAAAGCTCGAATTCTATGGACAGTTTGGGCAACATCAATTCACTGTATATTGGGCTCGGCTTATTTATTCCCATTTCCCTTCCCATTGAAAAAATGAACTACACTTATTTAATATCatacattatttatatgatataattttatttaaaaaatttaaatttaaaaatttttc containing:
- the LOC108987020 gene encoding methyl-CpG-binding domain-containing protein 5-like, with the translated sequence MSSLGQDPNPHWNSLKRYPNRPEEVLTAGLPSDPLLKSGSFIEATASGRQGTAETPRMRRSSDGASPSMASEKSNGAETPLPENTASPAGAQQRRVAAAPLPDWLPPGWLVEDRVRSSGASAGVIDRYFFEPVSGRRFRSKNEVLYFLETGTKRKKGKLGENSDADTMGSEGQKEKKSATKAKSSALKFDYLNVPEKVQWVLTDSSQGSWAPYIGEEKVPESTMQEWAAAFTAATSKHYGKRKV